In a single window of the Littorina saxatilis isolate snail1 linkage group LG5, US_GU_Lsax_2.0, whole genome shotgun sequence genome:
- the LOC138966441 gene encoding beta-1,3-galactosyl-O-glycosyl-glycoprotein beta-1,6-N-acetylglucosaminyltransferase-like: MKRSQQFPHFVITVLLYSIFRPNTTMKFRMCLKVFASALVVWCGGVILIHVLSGDKSVEKDTPLPLQSLGKWKNCVIPSDVHRLCDVNRTEETASPSCPLQELSQDCSLLKQLHGYDKPADEEEMRFPLAFGLKMHTAPEQAEQLLRAIYRPHNVYCIHVDKKADDAVFRVMTSIASCFPNVILTDRVSFVYLSYDSIRVELRTMACALQSTVAWKYYLNLAGQEFPLRTNLEIGLIRILTILNGTNDIESFPMPRWFRHRFTFKHEVKDGKLVKTSVPKDPPPFEAQVRKGTQYGAFSRAFVATIFYDDVAKSILDYFKDASDPDESVWATINSLPWIPGGYKTHVIHSPKNEHISRAVAWKRKDRYQCRGQYVREVCIFTQADLPWLLEQPNLFANKFRHDMDSRPAMCLEALVDQRARSRDVLINRSYLDSLSHVNNKFGKPS; the protein is encoded by the coding sequence ATGAAACGCTCTCAGCAGTTTCCTCACTTTGTAATCACAGTTCTCTTGTATTCAATTTTCAGACCAAACACGACCATGAAATTCCGGATGTGCTTGAAAGTCTTCGCCTCTGCCCTcgttgtgtggtgtggtggtgtcATTCTGATACACGTATTGTCTGGTGATAAGAGTGTGGAGAAGGACACGCCACTTCCCCTTCAAAGTCTTGGAAAGTGGAAAAATTGTGTCATTCCGTCTGATGTCCATCGATTATGTGACGTAAACCGTACTGAAGAAACAGCATCTCCGTCGTGTCCTCTGCAAGAATTGTCACAGGACTGCAGCTTGCTGAAGCAACTTCACGGCTACGACAAGCCGGCTGACGAAGAAGAAATGAGGTTTCCGCTGGCGTTCGGTCTGAAGATGCACACGGCACCGGAACAGGCGGAACAGTTGCTGCGCGCCATCTACCGTCCCCACAACGTCTACTGCATCCACGTTGACAAGAAGGCCGATGACGCAGTTTTTCGAGTGATGACGTCAATCGCGTCATGCTTCCCCAACGTCATCCTGACGGATCGTGTCAGCTTTGTGTACCTCAGTTACGATTCCATCAGGGTGGAACTGAGAACGATGGCGTGCGCACTGCAAAGCACAGTGGCCTGGAAGTACTACCTCAACCTGGCAGGGCAGGAGTTTCCTCTCAGAACCAACCTGGAAATAGGCCTAATTCGCATCCTCACCATACTCAACGGGACAAACGATATCGAATCTTTCCCAATGCCCAGGTGGTTCAGGCACCGATTCACGTTCAAACACGAAGTTAAAGACGGTAAGCTAGTCAAGACATCCGTGCCAAAAGACCCCCCGCCCTTTGAGGCCCAAGTCCGCAAAGGTACTCAGTACGGGGCGTTTTCCAGAGCTTTCGTTGCCACCATCTTTTACGACGACGTGGCAAAATCCATCCTGGATTATTTCAAGGATGCGTCGGATCCCGATGAGAGCGTCTGGGCGACCATCAATTCGTTGCCATGGATACCAGGCGGGTACAAAACGCACGTGATACACTCCCCTAAGAACGAGCACATCTCCAGAGCAGTAGCGTGGAAGCGAAAAGACAGGTACCAGTGCAGGGGGCAGTATGTGCGGGAGGTGTGTATTTTTACCCAGGCCGACCTACCCTGGTTGTTAGAACAGCCCAACCTGTTCGCCAACAAGTTCAGACACGACATGGACTCTCGGCCCGCCATGTGTCTAGAAGCTCTCGTGGATCAACGGGCGAGGTCACGTGATGTCTTGATCAACCGATCGTATTTGGACAGTCTTTCGCATGTGAACAATAAGTTTGGTAAACCATCGTGA